The Gemmatimonadota bacterium DNA window CCGCACCCCCCCCCCGGGGCGCCCCCGGCCCCCGCGCCCCGGCCCCGGGGGGCGCCGGCGCCGGCGGGCGGGGGCCCCCGGGGCGCCGCCCCGCGGGGCCCCGGCCCCCCCCGGCGGCGGCTTGCGGGGGCGGCCGCGCCGGCCCCCCGGGGGGGGGGGGGGGGGGGGGGGCCCCCCCCCCCCCCCCGGGGGGGGGGGGGGGGGGGGGGGGGGGGCGGCCCGGGGGGCGGGGGGGGGGGGGCCCCGGGGGCGGGGGGCCCCCGGGGGGGGGGCCGGGGGGGGGGGGGCCGGGGCGGGGGCGGGGGGCCCGGGGGGCCCCGCGGGCCCCCCCCCCGCGGGGCCCGGGGGCGCCCCGGGGGCGCCGGGCGGGGGGGGGGGGGGCCCGGGCGGGGGGGGGGGGGGGGTTCCCCCCCGGAAGCCGGGCGCGGCCCCCCGGGCGGGGCCGGGGCCCGCCCCCCCCCGCCCGCGCCGGCGGGGGCGGGGGGGGCGCGGGGGGGGCCGGGGGGGGGCCGGGCGCCCCCCCGGGGGGGGGCCGGGGGCCCGGCGGCGGGGGGGGGGGGCGGGGCGGGGGGGGGGGGGGGGGGGGGGGGCCCCCGGGGGGGGGGGGGGCCGGGGGGCGCCCCCCCCGGGGGGGGCGGGGGGGGAAAACGGGGGGGGCCGGGGGGGGGGGGGGCCGGCGGGGGCCCCCGGGGGGGCCCCGGGGGGGGGGGGGGGGGGGGGGGGGGCCCGCGGGGGGGGGCCCGGGGGGGCCCCGGGGGGGGGGGCCCCCCGGGGGCGCCCGGGGCGGGGGGGGGGGGGCGGGGGGGGGGGGGGGGGGGCCCCGGGGGGGCCCCGGGGGGCCCCGGGCGGGGGTGACGCGGCGTCGGGAGATCGTCTGTCGGCATAGCATCAACGTCTCCCGCGCAGGGTGCGTATCGCCTTGATACGTCCGATCGGCGGGGGGTGACTTCCGCGGTTCCGGACGGCATAGTTCGCCGGTTCCCTGCCGCCTGTCCCCAATCCGGAGTTCCCCCTGATGTCGCACGCTTTCGTGCCGCGCTTCGTCCCCGCGCTCCGCGCCGCCGTCGCGCTGGCCCTTGTTGCACCGGCTGCCCCGCTCCTCGCCCAGGAAAAGGTGGACGTCGCCACGATCGAGAAGATCAAGTCCGAGGCGATGGACCGCTCGCAGGTCATGGACATCATGAGCTGGCTGACCGACGTCTACGGGCCGCGCCTCGCCTGGTCGCCGAACCTCACCAAGGCCGGCAACTGGGCCGCCACCACGATGAAGAGCTGGGGCCTCAGCAACGTCGCCCTCGAGCCGTGGAGCACCCCGGCGGGCCTGGGTTGGGAAAATCAGCGCTTCACCTTCGTCGCCACGGCGCCGAACTTCTTCCAGGTGCTCTCCGCGCCGCGGGCCTGGTCGGCGGGCACCAAGGGGAAGGTGGCCGGCGGCGTCGTGATCGTCCCGCGTAACGACTCGATGACTCTTGACTCGTTCAAGGCGAAGTACGCCGGGAAGATCAAGGGGAAGTTCATGCTGCTGACCCAGCCGAACGGGCTCCCGTCGCAGAAGTTCACCCCTGATGCGACGCGGCTCACCGATGATCAGCTGGCGCAGATGGCCGCCATGGCCCCGCCGACGCCCGGTGGCGGACGGGGTGGTGCGCCCGGCGGTGGTCGCGGCGGCTTCGGCGCCGGCGGCGTGCGTCCCTTCAATGTGACCACCGACTCCTCCGCCCTCCGCTTCATGGAGCAGCAGGGCGTGGCGGCGGTGTTGATGCTCGCGCGCGGAAGCGACGGCACGATCTTCACCGACAATGGCGCGTCGCGGAACCTGAAGGCGCCGCAGGTGCCGATGGTGCACGTCAGCTACGAGTCGTACGGTCGGATCTGGCGCATGGCCGAGAAGAACGTGCCGGTCCAGCTTGAGCTCGACATGCAGAATCGCTTCATCCCGGCGGACTCGACGTCGTTCAACGTCATCGCCGAGATTCCGGGTACCGACCCGGCGCTCAAGGATGAAGTCGTGATGATCGGGGGCCACTTCGATTCCTGGCACGCGGGGACCGGTGCCACCGACAACGGCGCCGGCTCGGCGACGATGATGGAGGCGATGCGGATCCTCAAGGCGCTCGACCTGAAGCCGCGCCGCACCATCCGGATCGGGCTGTGGACGGCCGAGGAAGAGGGGCTGATGGGGTCGCGCGCCTACGTCGCGAAGCACTATGGCACCCGCGACTCGACTGGTCTCCATGTCACGCCGGAGCAGGCCAAGTTCGCGGCCTACTTCAACCTCGACAACGGCAGCGGCAAGATCCGCGGCGTCTACCAGCAGCTCAACACCGCCGTCGCGCCGATCTTCCAGGCGTGGATGGCGCCGTTCAACGCTGACGGGATGAAGACGCTGACGATCTCGACCACTGGCGGCACGGACCACCTGACGTTCGATGGCGTTGGCCTGCCGGGCTTCCAGTTCATTCAGGACGGCCTCGACTACGGCACCCGGACGCACCACACCAACATGGACGTCTACGAGAAGATCCAGCCCGAGGACATGAAGTGGAACGCGGCCGTGCTCGCCGCCTTCGCGTGGCAGGCGGCGCAGCGTGACGAGAAGCTGCCACGGAAGCCCGCGCCGGCTCCCGCGGCTCGGCCCACGCCGTAGTTTCCCGCGCCCCAGCGGCTCTGGGGGGCGGTGGTGGGGGGTGGGGCGGGGGTGTCGAGACGGGGCGAGGTCGCTCCCGGTCCCGGCACCCCCGCCTCCTGCTGGTTCTGGCCCACCCTTTGCCACGTCGGGCCGCATGGCCAAGTTTCCTCCATTGCCGGAACTGATCGGGGCGCCAGCCCCCTCCTCGAGCCCCAGACCCCTCATGCGCGCATTTCCTCGCTCCATTCGGTCGCCCTTGTTCCTGGCCGCGCTGGTCCTCGCCGCGGCCTGCGGCAAGGATGCCGTGCCGCAGGATGCCCTTGATGCCACCGTCGTGCAGGTCGGGGACGCCAAGCTGACGGGCAAGGTGCTCCAGCAGTGGCTCCTCAAGTCGCCGGTGCCGCCGGTGGCCTCGACGGCCTCGGTACTCGTCGGCTCCTGGCTCGACGCGGCGCTGCTGCAGCAATCGAAGGTCACCGGGCTGTCGCTGAACGACTCCGCCCTGACCGACGCCGCGATTGGCCCCGACGCCGCTCGTGGGATGATCCTCGAGTTCTGGGCGGGTCGGGCGAACGCTCGACCGGCGCCGACCGATGCGCAGGCGGACTCGCTCGCCAAGGCCGACAACGTGCGCGTGCTCCAGCATCTGTTCCTGGCGATTCCGCGCGGCTCCGACTCGATGACGGTCGTCGGGATCGCCAATCGCGCGCGCGCGATCTTCGAGCGGGCCAAGACCGAGAACTTCAGCAAGCTGGTCCGGGAGGCCTCGGAAGATTCCGCAACCCGCGCCACCGACGGCTTTCTTCCGGCGGTCTCGCGGGAAGAGGTGCCCCCGCAGATTCGCGCCGTGGCGTGGGGATTGGCGGAGGGCGCCGTCTCGCGAATCATTCCGTCGCAGATCGGCCTTCACATTGTGCGCCGGGCGACGTTGTCGGAATCACGCCTTGGCTTGAAGCGGTGGTTGGCCCCGCGCTACAGCCGACGCGCCGACTCCACCTTCGTCGACTCGCTCGCGCGGGCGGCACAGATGGTGATCGCCGAGGATGCCCGCAATCGGGTCCGCGGGATGCTGCACGAACCGCTGCGCGTGGGCGCTGGCGGACCGCTGGTGACCTGGAAGGACGGTGCCTTGACCCCAGAGGCGGCACACGATTGGATCGTGATGATTCCCGCCCCGGAGCGGGCCACCCTTGCGGTGGCTTCGGATTCGGCGCTCACCTCCTTCCTCAGGGAGATGACGCAGCGCGAGCTGATCCTTGCCCGGGCCGGTGCCAGTCACCGGGTGGCTGCAAAGGCACGTGGGCTGCTCGCGCCACAGTACCATTCCGCCGTCGCAGACCTCCTGAACGAATTCGGGAGCATGACCGCGGGCGTGCCGGCGGCCCTGGCCCCGTCGGTGTATCTGGATTCGCTGGTGCTGGGGCGGTCGCGCTATCGGCCGCTTCCTGGAGCGCTCTCTGGGGTACTGCGCAGCAAGTTCGACGTGAGCATCGATACGGCCTCGATCAGCAAGGTGCTGAAGTCCACCCAGACGCTCTGGGCCCAGTTGCACGCCAATGACACCACCACGGCGCAATCCGGCATGCCGCAGGCACCGAGCATGACGCCGGCAGCTGGCGGCCCGCCGGTGACGGCACCGACCGTCGGGGTACCGAAGAAGCCGTGAGTATCCGCGCCGTTCCCGGCGGTGTGCAGCTCGCGCTGCACGTGCAGCCGGGGGCGCGGACCACCGCCGTGGCCGGTCGCCACGGCGAGGCGATCAAGGTGCGCCTCGCCGCGCCGCCCGTGGACGGGCGCGCGAACGAGGCGCTGCTGGTGTTTGTGGCGGAAGTCAGCGGCGTGCCTCCCCGCGCCGTGACCCTGGTGCGGGGGGCATCCTCCCGCGCGAAGGTCATCGAGGTGCAGGGGCTGACGGCGGCGCGCGCGGCGACGCTATTCCTCGGGGGGTGATCCTTCCGGCAGGCCGGCCTGCTCGGCGGTGCGTCGGGCGGCCACGGCCAGCAGTTGCCGGAGGCGGCGACGCTCGGCGGCCGGGTAGGGATGCCGTGGGGAGAGCCGGTTCCATCCTTCGGGGCCATGACCGACCCAGAGCACATCGAGGACCAGGACCAGCTCGCGGGCAATCACGCTGAGCGGGCAGACGATGGCGACGGTCCGCTCCTGCGAGAGCGTCATTTCGGCCGTGCCCGAGCGGCGGTCGGCCCAACTGTGGATCCGCAGCTGCACCAGTTCGTCCTGACGCTCGAACGTCCATTCGTGCACTCCCGGCGCATCCTCCAACACCACCGTCGCCCGTTCCGCGCCCTCGAGGAGGGTGACGGCGGCGCGGGTGAGGTCGCCGAGCGCGTCGGTGTCATCCGTGGCCTGCATCGCGACCCGCAGGTCGTCGGCTTCGAGGGCGACCACCGCACGGCCGGGGGTGGTGAGGGCAAAGCGGAGCGAAAGAGCCATGCGGGCGGTGGTCCGGAAGAGGGGGGCCTTGCCTGAGTATCGGCAGCGTGTGTGGCGGGATGGAAGCGATGCGTCGCCAGAGCGGAAGTTGCCTCGAACAGGCACGCGCGGGAAGGGGAGTGGGGCGCGTTGCCCTCCCTCCCGCCGTCACCCATATTCGAGGTGTGTCTTCATTCCCCCCGAGGAGTTGCCCCATGTCGTTTTCACTGCCCCCACTCCCGTACGACTACACGGCGCTCGAGCCGCACATCGATGAACAGACGATGCGGATTCACCATGACAAGCACCACGCCGCCTATGTCACCAATCTGAATGCCGCACTCGAGGGGCAGGATGCCCTCCTGGCGATGCCGATCGAACGCCTGATCGCCGATTTGTCGCAGGTCCCCGAGGCGAAGCGTACCGCGGTCCGCAACAACGGTGGCGGCCACGCCAACCACACCTTGTTCTGGGAGATCATGGCGCCCGGCGGGGCGACAGCGCCCACCGGCGACCTCGCGACGGCGATCGAGTCGACCTTCGGCTCCTTCTCCGGCTTCCAGGAGCAGTTCCTCAAGGCGTGCACCACCCGCTTCGGCTCCGGCTGGGCCTGGCTCTCGCGCGCGGCCGACGGCACGTTGCTCGTCGAGAGCACCGCGAATCAGGACTCGCCGCTGATGGAAGGGCGCACCCCGCTGCTCGGCTGCGATGTTTGGGAGCATGCCTATTATCTCCACTACCAGAACCGGCGTCCCGATTACGTCGCCGCGTGGTGGCATGTCGTCAACTGGACCGAGGTCGGCCGTCGCTACGCGGCGGGCCGCTGAGGCACAGGCGATGACCACCCCAGCGATCGGATCGCCAGCACCAGACTTCACGCTCCCGTCGACCTCCGGGTCCGATGTGACGCTCTCGAGTTTTCGTGGCAGCAAGCACGTGTTGCTCGCCTTCTTCCCGGCCGCATTCTCCGGCGTCTGCACGGCCGAGATGTGCGCGCTCTCTGAGGACTACGGTCGCTTCGCGTCGGCGGAGACCGTGGTGCTCCCGATCAGCGTGGACTGGATCCCGGCGCTGAAGGCCTTCAAGGCGCACGAGCAGATGACCATCGATCTCCTCTCCGACTCGAAGCGCGAGGTCTCGAGAGCCTACGGCGTCTATCTCGACGCCGCCTTCGTGTCGAAGCGCGCCTACGTGCTCATCGACAAGGCGGGGATGGTGCGGTGGGTCCATGTCGAAGCCGAGCTGGGCCACTCGCGGCCCAATGGCGAACTGCTCGAGCAGCTCGCGGCGCTCGGGTGACCGCTCCCGGCCACGTCGGCTCCTGGCGTCGGCTGGTCGGGCTCGCGGTGGTCGTCGCCCTGACGGCCTGCCAACTCGACGTGCGGCCGCCGAGCGGCTCGCGGCGCGATGACGCCGCCGCGCAGAGCGCGGTCGACGGATTCTACCGTGCGCTGGCGGCACGCGACACGGTCGCACTCGAGCGGGTGGCCTTCACGGGAGGGAGCGCATTGCTCGATGCCACGGGGCGTGACGTGACGCTGGTGCCGATGCTCGCCCTGCTCGGCGTGCCGGAGCGCCGCTCGACCGGGACGCCGCCGCGCCTGGTACACACCGAATTGCGGGTCGACGGCAACATTGCCGTGGCCCGGGTGGTCGTCACGGTGCCTGCAGCTGGCGGCGCCGGCGAGATGGAAGCGGCCGACCTGCTCACGCTCGGTCGGCGCGACGGGGCGTGGCGGGTCGCGCACACGCAATTCGGGCCATGGCGGACACGATCGGCACCCTGACCCCCGCCGCGCCCCTGCTGGCGCCGCCGCTCGCCGTCGTGGTGGGCGCCGCGCGCGTGCTCGGGGCAGCCGGCACCTCGGCCTCGCGCCTGCGGGCACTCTGCGAACATCTGCGCAACACCTTGCCGGCCGACGAAGTCCGCCTCCGCTCGGGCGAGCGTCGCGCCGGCGCGCCGCGTGAGCCGACCGCCGACCTCTTCGCGGTGGCGGTGCCGTGGCGCACCGATCGCCCGGCAGTGCTGGAGGTCCTGGGGAGCCGTCGCCCGCCGGCCGAATTGCGCCCGGTGCTCGAGGCCGTCGCGGCGTTGCTCGCCACCGTCCTGCCGGTCCTCGAAGAGGGCACCGCGGATGAGCAGGGGCTCGAGCGTCGTCTGGCACGGCTCACCATCGATTCCTTGCCGGTCGGCCTGTATGTCGTCGATCGACAGTACCGGATCGTGGTCTGGAATCGGAAGCGTGAAATCGGGACGCAGGGGCTCCGACGCGACGACGTGATCGGCCGCCCTGTCGCCGAGGTGCTCCATCGCCAGGACGCGGACACCCTGCTCGCCGAATTCGATCATGTCTTCCGGACCGGCGAGGTCTTCGAGACTGAGCAGGAAGTGACCGCCGACACGGAGCGACGGATCTTCCGCACCTCGCGCCTGCCGATGCGCCTCGAGGGAGACGGCATCAGCCACGTCATCACCATCGGGGAAGACGTCACCGAGACGCGGGCGCTCCAGCGCGCGATGCAGCAAACAGAGAAGCTCGCCGCCGTCGGCCAGCTCGCCGCGGGCGTGATGCACGAAATCAACAATCCGCTCGCCACCATCGGCGCCTGCGTTGCGGCGATCTCGTCGCGGCTGGGGGCCTCGGCCGAACCGGTGGTTCGGGAATATCTCGACATCATCGAGAGCGAGGTCGTGCGGTGCACCAACATTGTCGACGGGCTGCTCGACTTCTCCCGCGCCGGCCGCGCCGGTGGGGCGATGGAGCCGACCGATGTCCACGGGGTGCTCGAGCGCACGCTGTACCTGCTCAAGCACCATCAGCGCTTCCGACGCCTGCAGGTCACCCGCGACTTCACCGAGCCGCTGCCGCTCGTGCTGGGCAACGCCGAGCGGCTGATTCAGGCCGCGATGGCCATCCTGCTCAACGCCGCCGATGCCACGGGTGGTCGCGGGCAGGTCGTGGTGCGCACGCGGGTCGAGGGGAGCTTCGTCGTCGTGGAATTCCAGGATGACGGACCAGGGATTCCGCCGGATGTCCTCCCGAAGGTGTTCGAGCCGTTCTATACCACGAAGGGACCCGCCCGCGGCACCGGGCTCGGCCTCGCCATCTGCTATGGCATCGTCGCCGACCACCAGGGCCGGCTGGACGTGCGCAGCGAGCCCTCGCGCGGTTCGGTGTTCCGGATGGCACTCCCCATCGCTCGCGAGGGACGGACTGCATGAAGCTGCTGGTGGTGGAAGACGACCGTACCGTTGGCCAGTACGTCAAGCGCGGGCTTGAGGAACAGCAATACCTCGCCGACTGGGTCGGGGACGGGGCGGAGGCGCTGCGCCTGATGACGGCGACGGCCTACGACCTGATCATTCTCGACCTGCGCCTGCCGGGGATGACCGGGCTCGAGGTCCTGCGCACCCTGCGGGACCGCGGCCTCACGATGCCGGTGCTGGTGCTGACGGCGCAGGACAGCGTCGAGTTCAAGGTCGACGCGCTGCGGGCCGGCGCCGATGACTACGTCACCAAGCCGTTCGCGTTCGACGAACTGCTCGCGCGGATCGAGGCGATCTCGCGCCGACCCCGCCTCCTCTCCTCGCGATCGCTGCGCGTCGCCGACCTCGAAGTCGACCTCGATGCTCGCGAGGTGCGCCGTGCCGGAACCCTGGTGGAGCTCACGCCGAAGGAGTACGCGGTCCTCGAATACCTGATGCGACACCAGGGTCGCGTCATGTCGCGCACGCTGATCACCGAGTACGCGTGGGACTACCACTTCGACCCCGGCACCAACATCGTCGATGTCGTGATCAATCGCCTGCGGAAGAAGGTCGATGCCGGCGCCACGCAGAAGCTGGTGCACACGGTCCGCGGCGTCGGATACGTCGTGAAGGGCTAGCCTCACGTGCAATCGATCCGGCGCCGGCTCTCCCTCTCCTACGCGCTGGCGCTCACCACGACCCTCGGCGTCTTCGGCGCGGCGCTCTACCTCGACCGGCGCAGCGCGGCGGCCCGGGAACGCGAAGAGCGGGTCGAGACCCGACTGAAGGTCGAGGCGAACTTCGCCGTGTCGTGGCTGGAGCAGCAGTCGCGCATCTATCCGCGCCTGGTGCGCGGGATGCGCCGAATCGGCTCCACCAATCCGGCCGACTCCACCTGGGATCTGCTTCCCGAAATCCGCGGCTACTTCCAGGGGCTCGGGCAGGACTACCTCTTCGTCGCCGATCCCTCGGGCCGCCTGCTCTTCGTGTCGCAGTCCGCCAACGACCTCGAGCCCGCCTCGCTTTCCGCGGTCCGTGACATCCTGATCCGCACGCCCGTCATGTTGCGCTCCGGGCGCCTGCGCCTCACCCCCGACGGCGAGCCGTTCCGCTACTACATGTTGCCGACCGACTCGGTGCGCGAAGTGCGCGCGGTGCTGCTCGCCGCCCGGCCCGACGACTCGACCGGCTATGGGCCGAACGAGTTGCTGATGGCGATGCTGATCGTGGCGCCGCTGATTCTCGTCGCCTCGATCGTCCTCGGCTACTGGCTCGCCGGCCGTGCCCTCCAGCCGATGGACACGATGGTCGAGGAACTGGTCGCGATGCGCGACGGCCGCTCGCTCCACCGCCGCATCGCCGTCCCCCCGGGGCAGGACGAGCTCAGCCGCCTGGCGCAGAACCTCAACGCGATGCTCGACCGCGTCGAGCAGTCCTTCGTCGCGCTCCGGCGCTTCACCGCCGACGCCTCGCACGAGCTCAAGACGCCGCTGATGGTGCTCCGCGCCGGGGTGGAGCGGTCGTTGACCGATCCGCGGACCCCTGCGGAACTGGTGGCCTCGCTCGACGAGACGCTCCGGCAGATCAACCAGATGAGCGACCTGGTCACCAACCTCCTGACGCTCGCGCGGGCGGATGAGGGCCGCTCCTCCCTGGTGCTCCGCCCAGCGGACCTCCGCGGCCTGGTGGCCGAGGCGGGGGAGACGGCGGAAATCCTCGGCGAGCAACAGCGGGTGACGGTGGTCCTGGACCTGCCGGAAGTCGCCGTCGAGGTGCCGGTGGATCCGCCCCGGATGCGCCAGCTGCTGATGAACCTGGTGACCAATGCGGTCAAGTACACGCCGGCTGGCGGCACCGTCACGCTGACCTTGCGAGACCAGCCGGAGGCGGCCATCCTCTCGGTGCAGGACACCGGCATCGGGATCGCGCCCGGCGACCTGGAACACGTCTTCGACCGCTTCTGGCGGGCGGACCCGGCCCGGTCCCGCACCGGTGACCGCCCGGGGACCGGGCTGGGACTCGCCATCGTCAAATGGGTCGCTGAGGCCCACGGCGGGTCCATCCAGGTCCAGAGTCGGCCGGGGAGGGGGAGCACCTTCGTGGTGACCATCCCCAAGCTGGAGCCGAAGGTGCCGTCCCCTGTCCCTGAAGGCGATCGCTAACGCAGTTGTCATTGAATTGTCATCCAGCGGTGACGCGGGTGCGAAGTGACCCCGCGACATTCCCTGCCGAGTCTGTTGGTCCCGCCCCACTTGCGGAGGTTCGTCCGCGTGTTTGAAAACCTGATCGAGTCCAAGCCGAAGAAGGATCGTACCATCGGGCAGACTGCCGTCTCGGTGGTCGTCCACATCTTTCTGGTCCTCGGCGCCGTCAAAGCCACCCAAGGGGCGGCCGAAACGGTGAAGCAGATTCTTGAGGACACCACTGCGGTGTTCATCAAGCCTCCCGAGCCGCCACCGCCGCCGCCACCGGACGAGGTGCCGCCGGACGTCGTGGTGTCGAACAATCCCCCGCCGCAGGGATTCCAGACGATCATGCCGCCGGACAAGATTCCGACGGAGATTCCGCCGGTGAACCTGAACGAGAAGTTTGACGCGAAGGACTTCTCCGGAAAGGGCGTCGAGGGCGGCATCGCCAAGGGCATCATCGGCGGCACCGGCCCCGTGGGCGACATCATCGCCGGCGAGACCTTCACGCAGGACCAGGTCGACGATCCGGTGGCCTACATCGATGGCGCCGACCCGGTCTTCCCGCCGGCCATGCGTGGCGCCGGCATCGCCGGCCGCGTGACGCTGCAGTTCATCGTCGGCACCGACGGGCGGGTCGAGCGGTCGTCCATCAAGGTCATGAGCAGCACGAACAAGGCCTTCGAGGATCCGGCGGTCACCGCGATCAGCCGGGCCCGCTTCAAGCCGGCCAAGATGCGCGGTCAGGCCGTGCGCCAGCTGGTCCAGCAGTCAATCGCATTCGATATCCGCTGACGGCGCTTCACGCCGCAGGAACCCAGGGCCGCGCCGTCGCGGCCAGTCATCCACCCGGAAGAGGTTGAGCGATGAATACGTCACTCCTGAAGCTCTGGTCAGACGCGGGCTACTTCGCCAAAGGCATCGTCATCTTGCTGGCGATCATGTCCGTCTACTCCCTGACGATCACGATCCAGAAGCTGATCAAGATCAAGAAGAGCGAGGCCGCGACCCGCAAGTTTGCGCCGCAGTTCTCCCGCGCGATCCAGGAAGAGAACATCGAGCAGGCCATCACCATGGCCGAGAAGAACAAGGACAGCCACGTCGCCCGCGTCCTCGGCGGCGCCCTGGCCGAAGTGAAGCCGCTCCTGCGTGACCGCGCGACGATCACCGCCGCCGACATCAACTCGGCCGAGCGTGCGGTCGAGCGGCAGATGATGATCACCCTCGCCGAGTTCAAGCGTGGCTCGGGCGTGCTCGGCACGGTCGGGTCGACCGCGCCGTTCGTCGGGCTGCTCGGCACCACGATGGGTATCGTCAACGCCTTCCAGGCGATGAGCGCCGGCGGCGCGTCGGGCGGCCTCGCGGGCATCGGCGCCGGTATCGCCGAGGCGCTGATCACGACGGCCTTCGGCCTCATGGTCGCCATCCCGGCCGTGTGGGCGTACAACTACTTCACCACCAAGATCGAGAACCTCGCCGTCGAGATGACCTACACCTCGAAGGAGCTCATTGACTACCTGATCAAGAGCGTGGGGGCCGAGTTCGGACGCTCGATCTTCACGAAGGAGTTCCAGGCCCAGAAGGCGGTGAGTGGCAGTGGCCATATCCACGGGTAGCAAAGGCAGCGTCAATGCGGAGATCAACGTCACGCCGATGATCGACGTGATGCTGGTCCTCCTCATCATCTTCATGATCGTGACGCCGGTGCTCGAGTCGGGCTTCACCGCCCGCATGCCGAGTGGCGCGAACGTGAAGCCGGCGCCCGAAGAGGAGAACGAGGTCACCCTCGGTCTGGACGTTGCCGGTGGCTATTTCATCGACGGCAAGTCGATCGACAAGGAGAAGGCCGAGGCCCAGCTCACGTCGATCTTCGCGGCCCGGACCGAGGACAAGATCCTCTACTTCAAGGCCGACGCGGGCCTGAAGTACTCCAAGGTGCAGGAAGCGGTGGAAATGGCGCGCCGGGCCGGTGCCCGCGTGCTGGTGGCGATCACGGACCGCAACGGCGGCCTCATGTCAGAGGAGAAATAGCCATGGCGATGTCAACGGGCGGAGGCGGCGACGTCACCTCCGACATCAACGTGACGCCGATGATCGACGTGCTCCTCGTGCTGCTGATCATCTTCATGATCGTGCAGGCGCTGAAGCGGGCGGCCATCGACATCCAGATTCCACCGATCGAGACCGGGGCGAAGTCCAATGCCCCGAGCACCCAGATCGTGCTCGAGCTCCGCGATGACGGCAGCTATGTCATCAACGGGCAGGCCCCGACCCCGAAGGCGCAGCTCGACCGCAAGTTCCACGAGATCTACGATCAGCGTCCGGCGAAGCTGCTCTTCGTGAAGCCGGGTCAGAATCGAGTCTATGCCGACATCATCGAGGCGATTGACATCGCACGCGGTGCCGGGGTCGCGGTGGTGGGTTTC harbors:
- a CDS encoding M20/M25/M40 family metallo-hydrolase encodes the protein MSHAFVPRFVPALRAAVALALVAPAAPLLAQEKVDVATIEKIKSEAMDRSQVMDIMSWLTDVYGPRLAWSPNLTKAGNWAATTMKSWGLSNVALEPWSTPAGLGWENQRFTFVATAPNFFQVLSAPRAWSAGTKGKVAGGVVIVPRNDSMTLDSFKAKYAGKIKGKFMLLTQPNGLPSQKFTPDATRLTDDQLAQMAAMAPPTPGGGRGGAPGGGRGGFGAGGVRPFNVTTDSSALRFMEQQGVAAVLMLARGSDGTIFTDNGASRNLKAPQVPMVHVSYESYGRIWRMAEKNVPVQLELDMQNRFIPADSTSFNVIAEIPGTDPALKDEVVMIGGHFDSWHAGTGATDNGAGSATMMEAMRILKALDLKPRRTIRIGLWTAEEEGLMGSRAYVAKHYGTRDSTGLHVTPEQAKFAAYFNLDNGSGKIRGVYQQLNTAVAPIFQAWMAPFNADGMKTLTISTTGGTDHLTFDGVGLPGFQFIQDGLDYGTRTHHTNMDVYEKIQPEDMKWNAAVLAAFAWQAAQRDEKLPRKPAPAPAARPTP
- a CDS encoding peptidylprolyl isomerase, translating into MRAFPRSIRSPLFLAALVLAAACGKDAVPQDALDATVVQVGDAKLTGKVLQQWLLKSPVPPVASTASVLVGSWLDAALLQQSKVTGLSLNDSALTDAAIGPDAARGMILEFWAGRANARPAPTDAQADSLAKADNVRVLQHLFLAIPRGSDSMTVVGIANRARAIFERAKTENFSKLVREASEDSATRATDGFLPAVSREEVPPQIRAVAWGLAEGAVSRIIPSQIGLHIVRRATLSESRLGLKRWLAPRYSRRADSTFVDSLARAAQMVIAEDARNRVRGMLHEPLRVGAGGPLVTWKDGALTPEAAHDWIVMIPAPERATLAVASDSALTSFLREMTQRELILARAGASHRVAAKARGLLAPQYHSAVADLLNEFGSMTAGVPAALAPSVYLDSLVLGRSRYRPLPGALSGVLRSKFDVSIDTASISKVLKSTQTLWAQLHANDTTTAQSGMPQAPSMTPAAGGPPVTAPTVGVPKKP
- a CDS encoding DUF167 domain-containing protein, with translation MSIRAVPGGVQLALHVQPGARTTAVAGRHGEAIKVRLAAPPVDGRANEALLVFVAEVSGVPPRAVTLVRGASSRAKVIEVQGLTAARAATLFLGG
- a CDS encoding superoxide dismutase codes for the protein MSFSLPPLPYDYTALEPHIDEQTMRIHHDKHHAAYVTNLNAALEGQDALLAMPIERLIADLSQVPEAKRTAVRNNGGGHANHTLFWEIMAPGGATAPTGDLATAIESTFGSFSGFQEQFLKACTTRFGSGWAWLSRAADGTLLVESTANQDSPLMEGRTPLLGCDVWEHAYYLHYQNRRPDYVAAWWHVVNWTEVGRRYAAGR
- a CDS encoding redoxin domain-containing protein → MTTPAIGSPAPDFTLPSTSGSDVTLSSFRGSKHVLLAFFPAAFSGVCTAEMCALSEDYGRFASAETVVLPISVDWIPALKAFKAHEQMTIDLLSDSKREVSRAYGVYLDAAFVSKRAYVLIDKAGMVRWVHVEAELGHSRPNGELLEQLAALG
- a CDS encoding nuclear transport factor 2 family protein, giving the protein MTAPGHVGSWRRLVGLAVVVALTACQLDVRPPSGSRRDDAAAQSAVDGFYRALAARDTVALERVAFTGGSALLDATGRDVTLVPMLALLGVPERRSTGTPPRLVHTELRVDGNIAVARVVVTVPAAGGAGEMEAADLLTLGRRDGAWRVAHTQFGPWRTRSAP
- a CDS encoding PAS domain-containing protein, translated to MADTIGTLTPAAPLLAPPLAVVVGAARVLGAAGTSASRLRALCEHLRNTLPADEVRLRSGERRAGAPREPTADLFAVAVPWRTDRPAVLEVLGSRRPPAELRPVLEAVAALLATVLPVLEEGTADEQGLERRLARLTIDSLPVGLYVVDRQYRIVVWNRKREIGTQGLRRDDVIGRPVAEVLHRQDADTLLAEFDHVFRTGEVFETEQEVTADTERRIFRTSRLPMRLEGDGISHVITIGEDVTETRALQRAMQQTEKLAAVGQLAAGVMHEINNPLATIGACVAAISSRLGASAEPVVREYLDIIESEVVRCTNIVDGLLDFSRAGRAGGAMEPTDVHGVLERTLYLLKHHQRFRRLQVTRDFTEPLPLVLGNAERLIQAAMAILLNAADATGGRGQVVVRTRVEGSFVVVEFQDDGPGIPPDVLPKVFEPFYTTKGPARGTGLGLAICYGIVADHQGRLDVRSEPSRGSVFRMALPIAREGRTA
- a CDS encoding response regulator transcription factor — its product is MKLLVVEDDRTVGQYVKRGLEEQQYLADWVGDGAEALRLMTATAYDLIILDLRLPGMTGLEVLRTLRDRGLTMPVLVLTAQDSVEFKVDALRAGADDYVTKPFAFDELLARIEAISRRPRLLSSRSLRVADLEVDLDAREVRRAGTLVELTPKEYAVLEYLMRHQGRVMSRTLITEYAWDYHFDPGTNIVDVVINRLRKKVDAGATQKLVHTVRGVGYVVKG